One stretch of Punica granatum isolate Tunisia-2019 chromosome 5, ASM765513v2, whole genome shotgun sequence DNA includes these proteins:
- the LOC116209050 gene encoding uncharacterized protein LOC116209050, with amino-acid sequence MQRLRQYTLYHTIRLLLKADPLRYLLDSPSSMRNIAKWRRQLTEYDIEYVPRTSVKGQAIADHLAEFPTDDDTPINTDFPDEGILQVDEEKEEPTWKMYFDGAVNSVGSGRGSPRNYPVAAKVDFSCTNNVAEYEACILGLRAAIDFNVKELEVSGDSMLTIFQTLGQWKTKDAKLVPYHEYLEELAKNFKKISFTYTPSAKNQFADALATLTSMASISGGDIVEPLEIEVAKGPAHCNVIEASEAKPWYEDIRNFLQTGQYPPFADRRDRKTLRRLVMHYFLSGEILYRRSFDSTLLQCINEHESRRLMEEIAFLSVISCNGKRGTMKEQPIFAISA; translated from the coding sequence atgcagaggctCCGACAGTACACGCTCTACCACACGATCCGCTTGCTGTTGAAAGCGGACCCCCTGCGGTATTTGCTCGATAGcccctcctccatgaggaacatcgcaAAATGGCGCCGTCAACTGACAGAGTACGACATAGAGTACGTGCCCCGCACGTCTGTCAAGGGGCAGGCGATTGCCGACCACCTAGCAGAGTTCCCGACCGACGACGACACGCCGATTAACACAgacttcccggatgaaggAATCCTCCAGGTGGACGAAGAGAAAGAGGAGCCAacgtggaagatgtactttgacggggCTGTCAATTCTGTGGGATCAGGACGGGGCAGTCCCCGGAATTACCCGGTCGCCGCGAAAGTGGATTTCTCCTGTACCAACAAcgtggccgagtacgaggcatgcatcctcgGTTTGCGAGCGGCTATCGATTTCAATGTGAAGGAGTTAGAGGTATCcggtgactccatgctcacGATCTTCCAAAcgctggggcaatggaagacgaaagacgcaAAGTTAGTCCCATACCATGAGTATCTTGAGGAGTTGGCGAAGAACTTCAAGAAGATCTCATTCACCTACACTCCGAGCGCGAAGAATCAGTTCGCGGACGCACTCGCAACACTCACATCTATGGCGAGTATCTCAGGGGGGGACATCGTAGAACCTCTCGAAATCGAAGTGGCCAAAGGCCCGGCCCACTGCAACGTGATTGAGGCATCCGAagcgaagccgtggtacgaagacatcaggAACTTCTTGCAAACGGGCCAATAtcccccattcgccgatcgccgcgatcgAAAGACGCTCAGACGCCTCGTGATGCACTACTTTCTGAGTGGCGAGATACTATACCGCCGCTCCTTTGATTCCACGCTCCTCCAGTGCATCAACGAACACGAATCGCGGCGTCttatggaagaa